The Akkermansia muciniphila genome includes the window TGGCTTCATCCTTCTTCCGTTCCGCGGGAAAATGCCGTAAAAAGGCCGTGACCGCCTCGTCCCTGTCCCGCTCGCTTTCCAGCAGGGGGCGGCCGATGAACACGTGGTCAAAGCTGTCCGGGTGACGCGCCAGGAAGCTGACGATCTGCCTCTCCATCCGGGAAAATTCCTCTCCGGGGGCGATGTGGAGGGACTGGACGCGCAGCGTGCGGATGCCTTCGCGGGCCATGCGGTCCAGATTCTCCTCCACGGAGGGAACGGGGGTTCCGCGTCCGGCAAGCTTCTTGCGGATGATGCTTGAGGTGTAGCTCCACTTCAGGCGGTCCGGAGCATAATGGGGCAGCATGTCCTTTTCCAGCTCCCTGTAGGAGACGGTGGCGTCCTGGTGGCTGGTCCCGAAGGCGACGAGAAGCAGCCCTTCCTGTTGCGGTACTGCCGCCTGTTCCGCCGGGGCGGGGGACGCCTCCGCCCTGCATGGGGCGGTGGAAAGCGCGGGCAGGGAAAACAGGGTGAGCCCGGCAAGAAAAACGGAGGAAAAGGGCAGGAACGCCCCCGGAAGGTAAGAGGATGTTTCAATCATGCGTTGATGAGGTATGGTGAACCGAAGCAAGGATATTCGGACTCCGGGTCTCCAACCTCCCCCTCGCCTTCACCCTCCGGAATGGGAGGACTGGCTGATAGAACGCCTGGTGAAAAACGTTCCCTGAGGGTTTGTAACCCGATACCGCAGCGCGACTGTTTCCGGTTCTCACGGAATTCCCCGTTGCTTCGGCGTGTTTAATGGCGTTTTTAGCCGTCAGTGTCAATGTTTATTAGAACGCCGCCGGATTTCCGGCGAGCAGTGGAAAAGGTGCATGAACGGGTAAAAGCCGCCTGCTCAGCCGCCCCGGAAAAAGGCGCGCGGCTCCGGCTGCTGGACTGCGGATTTCCAGCCCGGCAGTCCGCAGGCAGGCGTTTGCTGCTTGCCGTGGGCGGGGCCGGTGTGAGAACATGGGGATATGGCCTCTTCCCCGGATGTAGTAGAATATATTTGTTTCCAGCTCCGGCATGCCGGGGACATTTCCTTCAAAAAAATGTTTGGAGAATACGGCCTGTACTGTGACCGGAAGTTTTTTGGCCTGGTATGTGACAACCAATTGTTCGTCAAAATCACGGAGCCGGGCCTGAACATGCTCCCGCAGCAGGAGCAGGGCAGCCCCTATCCCGGCGCCAGGCCGCATTTCCTGATGACGGAGCTGGATGATGACCGGGCTCTCTCCTCCTTTGTCCGGGAAACCTGTTCCGTCCTCTCCGCTCCGGATGTCTTATCCGGGAAGAAGAAAAAAGCTTCCGGAGAAAAAAGAAACAGGCGTCCGTAAACGCCTGTTAGTGCCGGATGAAATGCCGTTCGTCTGAAAGGCTTATTTATCTTCCGGAGACTCCTGCACGGCCAGTGAAGACAGGCTCCTTTTCAGGTTGCCCGCCACGGTCTGCGTGGCTTCATTGTCAGACTCCGCGAATTTGTCCACGGCCTGCGCCAGGGACTTAAGGTCGGCTTCCGAAACCTTGCGGCCTTTCGCCTTGCGCTGCTCCAGGGCGGAAATCTTCTTGTTGAGGTCGGCCAGCTTCGGCAGGTCCTTGTTGGCTTTCAGAGCCGCCAGCGGTTCGTCAAACTCCTTGACGGAGGGCACCGCCGTCTTCAGGCGCGTGATGGCCGTCACCGCTTCCAGCGGGTTGGACTGGATCTGGGCCTGCACCATGTCCTTGGCGTCTCCCAGCCATTCGTCAAAAGCGGCGCAGACGGCCTGAGCCTCCTCGTCGTCCGTTTTCTTCCGCAGGGGCGTAATCTTGGACTCGATGTTGCTGCCGTTGGAAACGACTGTCTTGGCCAGGGATTTGTACTTGTCCAGCTCCACGCCTTCCAGGATGGGAAGGCCGCGTTCCGCCTTCATCACCTCCTTCTTCACCAGATCGTAAAGCTGGGTGGGGTGCCCCTTGGCAACCACTTTGCCGTTGGCTCCGATCAGCACGGCATGCGGCAGGCCGCCCGGGCAGGAGGCCGCCGGAATATCCAGCCCCTGGTAAACGGGAAAGGTAATCTTCTTTTCCTCCAGGAACTGTTTGATCCTGGGGCTTGGCCCCTGGCGGTGGCTGCCTACCACGGTAAAGCCCTTGGACTGGAACTTATCCTGCAATTCCTGCAAATGCGGCATGCTGGCGATGCAGGGCGGGCAGTTGATGCCCCAGTACTCAAAAAACACCACCTTCCCCTTTAGGTCGGAAGCCTTGATTTTAGGTCCGTGGAGGTGGCTGCTGTCGTCAAAGGAAGGGTAGGTGACTTTGGCTCCGGCGCCATTATCCGCCGCATGGATGAAAGCCGGGGCCGTCATGGCGGCGATGCTCCCGGACAGAAGGAGGGCAGTAAAGGTTTTCATAGGATGGATGATGCAGAATCCCGCATTGAGTGTCAAGAAGGAAGACCGCTCCCCGCTTGGACTCCCCGGCTGCCCGTTCCTGTGGGAAAAGCGTTTCAGGCAATATCCAGCCCCATGATGTAATCCGTCATGTAATAGCCGTGGCCGATGTGGAAATCCCCGCGTTCCAGTTCCCGCATGCCCATGCGCTGGTAAAACTCCACCGCCCGGGTGTTGTAGCGGTTGACGTTCAGGCGCATCAGGCACGGTTCCGGATGAATGCTCCTGATGTAGCTGACAGCCTGGCGGAACAGGTAGCTGCCGATGTGCAGACCCTGGAAACCCGGCAGAACGTAAATCTTCTGCAAGTGGAAAACGCCGGGGCCTTCCGGCTGGACGGACAGATAGCCGCAGTGCTTCCCGTCATGGGAGGCGATGAAATACACATGCCCCTCCTCCATCTGCTGCTCCAGGTTGGCGGGGGAATACATCCAGTCCATCATGAACTCCATCTGCTCCGGGGAAAGGAGGTCCCGGTAGGTGGCGGGGAAAGCCTGCCCGGCCAGTTCATGAATAAGCATGATGTCGTCTTTGGTGGCTTGGCGGAGTGTAGGCATGGCGAAAATACTACACGGAAAAAGGCCGGATGAAAAGGGCCTCTTCCCGGTTCCCTGTGGAATTTCCGGGCATGGCCTACTTTCCCCTCCCTATTCCGGCGGGGGCGTTTTATGCTGGATGGCACAGGCTTTTTTAACGGAACCCGGGGTGGAACCTGTCTGTATGGTGTACCCCGCATGCGCGCCAGACCATGAAAGAACCCATTCCCATACAACAATGGCTCCCTGCCGGGCCGCTCAGGGACATGGGGGAAAAATACGTAAGCCAGCTTCCGGATGTGGCGCAGAACCCCATCAGCCCGGAATCCTTCATTCATCACTCCGACCATTCCTGGACGGAATACCTGGTGGCCTACTGCCTGCTGTACCCGTGGGTGGTGATCGCCCTGGGGCTGCTGGGCGGCCTGGCCCTGGGAGCCTACTACCTTTTTTGCCGCCGCCGGGAATACGACCACCGCATTTTCTGCTCCAAATGCGGCACCATGATGTACCCGTGCGGCCTGCACTGCCCCAAGTGCGGCACGCCCAATCCCAAACCCCGCGCCCTGAACTGGATTGGTTATTCCAGGCTGCGCACTGTGATCCCGGCCACCGGATGGAAAAGGCATGAGGAAGTGCTCCGCAGCTACCGGCGGTGTTTTTACTGCGGGCAGCCGCTCCATGAACCTACGCTGGAACAGAACTGCCCTGCCTGCGGAAAAGCGGTGCTCCAGGGGGAGCAATCCGTGGACCGTTATGATGATTACATTGCCCGGCGCAGGGGGTGGACCTTTGCGGCCGTGGTGGTGCTGGGCATCATCCCCATTCTCGGCCCCCTGCTGGCCTCCTCCCTGTACAAGAGAACGCTCGTCAACCCGTACTCCCTGTACATGACCGTATTCAGGGAAAGCTTCCTGATGGTGGTGCTTTACCTGTGCCGCCACCTCTTCCGCCTACTGCCCTTCATCGGAACCATCGGCATGCCCATCCTCTGCGTGACGGAATACCATCTCTACCGCCGCATGTTCCTCTGGAAAACGGAAAAATATGACTTTGGCGGAAAAGGGAAGGCCTGAAGAGCGCTTACCTCCGGTCCGGATATTTCCGGCGCATGAGGGGAATGGTGGGCTGAGGGATTGACTTGAAGCCCCGGCAACGTACCTTTTCACCATGCAGATGCGTTACGTCCTGTTTGCCTCCATGGCCGCCTTTTGTCTGGCGCTGTCCGCCTGTTCCGTCACCTACGGCAACAAATCCGTGGCGTCCCCGGCGGCCTACGGCGCCCTGGTTCCGGGAAAATCCTCCAAGGCGAACGTTTACGACGTCCTGGGGCAGCCCTCCGACGCGGTCACCATGAAAAACGGGACGCTGTGGACTTACCGCTACCGCAAGGCTAAAAACAACTTCCTGGGGAACATCCCCCTCTTTGGCGTCAATCTGATCGCCGGCGGCAAAAACGGAGACGTCTATACGGTGCTGGCCCTGTTTGACCGGCAGGGCGTGCTGGCCTCCCGCTCGGCGGCGCGGCAGAAGTTGTACACCTCCAATCTGGCCTCCCTGAAACGTTCTCTGGACGTTATGATGGAGGACAATTCGTCACACCAGCGGGTGGAAATGGAGATGAAAAAAATAGATCGCCCCTTTGACCCCTCTGCGGCCAAGGATGCGGACCTGCTGGAAAAGTCTCTTGATTAAAGGCTTGTACGGCCTGAATTACTTATTGTATTTGGTATGACAAGGAAGCGTTTTTTTTCTATTGGACTAAACTTCCTTTATACAGTAAGTAGGCGGCGTTCCCCGAGGGGACGGCAGGGATTCTTCCTGAATGCCTCCGCTCCGGGGGGAGCAAACCCTATAGAAAAATAGAATGAAAATGAAAAGAAAACTGGCATTGGTTCTGGCGAAGGCTTTCTCCGGAAAGTCCGTGCCGGAAAAGAAGCGTGAAAAAGAGGTGAAGGCCTCCAGGAAACTGGAAGACTGGCTGAAGGCTTCCAGAATGCGGTCCTTCTAGGAAAGGCACGCTGACGGAAAAGGCGGATTCGGGCGCTGGACGCCCGGTTCGCCGGGAGGGACGGGGATGGAATCTCCGTCCTGTTGTTTTTACCGGAAAAGATATGTCTTGGATTTGACATTATCATGGAACTAAATGGCAATTTAGATGGGCATGTCTCACATTGAGATTGTTTCTCTTGATTTATGAAGGAGTATAGTTTACAAAGTGTGCGTCTATTGTTATTTGATAGTTGATTGATTTTGTTTAAATCATGCCCCCCCTTTTAATATGCTGACTGTATTCGAAATAAATAACTTTAAATCTTTACAAAATTTCAGCATTCGATTTTCATCAAAATTGACTGTTCTGATTGGATTGAATGGTGCGGGAAAATCAACTGTTTTGCAGGGATTGGATTTTTTAGCAAATCTGGCACAGATAGAGGGGATTTCAAAATTTCTTGATTTGAGAGGCTGGGAAAAAAATGAATTATATACGAAATTTTTAGGAAAGCCATGGTCTCCATTAATTTCATATAGCTTATTATTTGATGTAGGTGAAGAGTATTACAAATGGAGTGGAGCCTATAACGGTAATATTGGAAAATGTACCAAAGAAGAAATTAAATGGGTTGATAGAAAGGAAGATCAGGAAAAATTAATGGAACTTAAAGAAGGAATCCTTCATGATTCTGATCTTATTTGGCCTAAAGATGTGGATTTTAGAAAAATAGGTTATAGAGGTTCTATTATTAGTTTGTTTTCTGAACAAGATCCATATTCATTAGTGTGGAATGAAGTTTCCAATATTCTTTCGATAGATTTATTGTCTCCCGAGCAAATGAGGAGACGGTCAAGATTAATGCCTAAAAGAGGTGTAGGGCTTGGAGGTGAGCAATTATCTATTTTTTTGCATCGCCTTACGAATGAACAGAAGGTTCAAATAGCAGAAGTGATGGAAAATTTTTATCCTCATTTTATGAGCTTTCAAACGCAGTCTATGCGGGGAGGGGGGATTAAACTCAAAGTGATTGAGCATTATGAAAGTGATACTTTTATTTCGACGGAATCTCGTCATTTAAATGATGGCATGCTCCGTGTTCTGGCAATTATTGCCGAAACCTTATTTACTAAAGGAACTGTATTAATTGATGAAATTGAGGATGGTATTAATCCTGATCTTCTTGAAAAACTAGTTTCTTATCTTTTAAATGATTGCCCTTGCCAGGTTATTTTAACTACACATAGTCCCCTTCTGCTCAATTTTCTCCCAGATGATGATGCTGAGAAGATAGTACAGTTCATTTATA containing:
- a CDS encoding TlpA disulfide reductase family protein is translated as MKTFTALLLSGSIAAMTAPAFIHAADNGAGAKVTYPSFDDSSHLHGPKIKASDLKGKVVFFEYWGINCPPCIASMPHLQELQDKFQSKGFTVVGSHRQGPSPRIKQFLEEKKITFPVYQGLDIPAASCPGGLPHAVLIGANGKVVAKGHPTQLYDLVKKEVMKAERGLPILEGVELDKYKSLAKTVVSNGSNIESKITPLRKKTDDEEAQAVCAAFDEWLGDAKDMVQAQIQSNPLEAVTAITRLKTAVPSVKEFDEPLAALKANKDLPKLADLNKKISALEQRKAKGRKVSEADLKSLAQAVDKFAESDNEATQTVAGNLKRSLSSLAVQESPEDK
- a CDS encoding AAA family ATPase, whose protein sequence is MLTVFEINNFKSLQNFSIRFSSKLTVLIGLNGAGKSTVLQGLDFLANLAQIEGISKFLDLRGWEKNELYTKFLGKPWSPLISYSLLFDVGEEYYKWSGAYNGNIGKCTKEEIKWVDRKEDQEKLMELKEGILHDSDLIWPKDVDFRKIGYRGSIISLFSEQDPYSLVWNEVSNILSIDLLSPEQMRRRSRLMPKRGVGLGGEQLSIFLHRLTNEQKVQIAEVMENFYPHFMSFQTQSMRGGGIKLKVIEHYESDTFISTESRHLNDGMLRVLAIIAETLFTKGTVLIDEIEDGINPDLLEKLVSYLLNDCPCQVILTTHSPLLLNFLPDDDAEKIVQFIYKDGLGITKSVPFFSIPKVGDLLGMLGAGEAMLQFNMDEVAEMAEQVNDMEK
- a CDS encoding GNAT family N-acetyltransferase, with translation MPTLRQATKDDIMLIHELAGQAFPATYRDLLSPEQMEFMMDWMYSPANLEQQMEEGHVYFIASHDGKHCGYLSVQPEGPGVFHLQKIYVLPGFQGLHIGSYLFRQAVSYIRSIHPEPCLMRLNVNRYNTRAVEFYQRMGMRELERGDFHIGHGYYMTDYIMGLDIA
- a CDS encoding sirohydrochlorin cobaltochelatase, giving the protein MIETSSYLPGAFLPFSSVFLAGLTLFSLPALSTAPCRAEASPAPAEQAAVPQQEGLLLVAFGTSHQDATVSYRELEKDMLPHYAPDRLKWSYTSSIIRKKLAGRGTPVPSVEENLDRMAREGIRTLRVQSLHIAPGEEFSRMERQIVSFLARHPDSFDHVFIGRPLLESERDRDEAVTAFLRHFPAERKKDEAILLMGHGQQEGRCDMVLSDFARELNDRDNLAFFATVEGTRGVAPILEQLKKSGAKTVWLAPFMLVAGDHAKNDLGGDEEDSWASMLRKEGFTVKTHLKGLGENPGIRAVFSRHARTTADDLMTPKQAH
- a CDS encoding TfoX/Sxy family protein, which produces MASSPDVVEYICFQLRHAGDISFKKMFGEYGLYCDRKFFGLVCDNQLFVKITEPGLNMLPQQEQGSPYPGARPHFLMTELDDDRALSSFVRETCSVLSAPDVLSGKKKKASGEKRNRRP